The Balearica regulorum gibbericeps isolate bBalReg1 chromosome 27, bBalReg1.pri, whole genome shotgun sequence genome contains a region encoding:
- the BOLA3 gene encoding bolA-like protein 3: MAATAGLLCRGPLLLRRGTWRSFASQTDGEAQVTRVLREKFPRASAIKVVDISGGCGAMYEIHIESEDFREKRVVQQHQMVNQALQEEIKSMHGLRIFTSTPKP; encoded by the exons ATGGCCGCCACGGCGGGGCTGCTCTGCCGCGGGCCG CTCTTGCTGCGCCGTGGCACCTGGCGAAGCTTTGCCTCGCAGACGGACGGGGAGGCCCAAGTGACCCGGGTCCTGCGGGAGAAGTTCCCCCGGGCTTCCGCCATCAAAGTCGTGGATATATCAG GAGGCTGCGGCGCCATGTATGAAATCCACATCGAGTCGGAGGACTTCAGGGAGAAGCGGGTGGTGCAGCAGCACCAGATGGTTAATCAG GCTCTGCAGGAGGAGATCAAGAGCATGCACGGCCTGCGCATCTTCACCTCCACCCCCAAACCCTGA
- the MOB1A gene encoding MOB kinase activator 1A: MSFLFGSRSSKTFKPKKNIPEGSHQYELLKHAEATLGSGNLRQAVMLPEGEDLNEWIAVNTVDFFNQINMLYGTITEFCTEVSCPVMSAGPRYEYHWADGTNIKKPIKCSAPKYIDYLMTWVQDQLDDETLFPSKIGVPFPKNFMSVAKTILKRLFRVYAHIYHQHFDSVMRLQEEAHLNTSFKHFIFFVQEFNLIDRRELAPLQELIEKLGSKDR, encoded by the exons TGGAAGTCGATCGTCGAAAACATTCAAACCCAAGAAGAACATTCCCGAAGGCTCCCATCAGTATGAACTCTTGAAACATGCGGAAGCGACTCTGGGGAGCGGTAACCTTAGACAAGCGGTTATGTTGCCGGAGGGAGAGGACCTTAACGAGTGGATCGCAGTTAACA CGGTGGATTTCTTCAACCAAATCAACATGCTGTACGGGACCATTACGGAGTTCTGCACAGAAGTGAGCTGTCCGGTCATGTCAGCAGGACCAAG GTACGAGTACCACTGGGCGGATGGCACCAACATAAAGAAGCCGATCAAGTGCTCTGCTCCGAAGTACATCGACTACTTGATGACGTGGGTGCAGGACCAGCTGGATGACGAAACGCTCTTCCCTTCAAAGATTG GCGTCCCTTTTCCCAAGAACTTCATGTCGGTGGCCAAGACGATCCTGAAGCGGCTGTTCCGTGTGTACGCCCACATCTACCACCAGCACTTCGACTCTGTCATGCGGCTGCAGGAGGAGGCCCACCTCAACACCTCCTTCAAGCACTTTATCTTCTTCGTGCAG GAATTCAACTTGATCGACCGGCGGGAGTTGGCTCCTCTGCAGGAACTGATTGAGAAGCTGGGCTCCAAGGACAGATAA